Genomic segment of Pararhodobacter zhoushanensis:
TGTGACGTGGTTCCGCGAGTACTACGGAAAATAGCAAGCCTCTGGTTGCAGCAGACGGCCGATGGTACCGCGCCGTCAGTCTGCCATCAGCTCGTAACCTTTGCCCCCTTCATCTGACAAAATCGCAGCGACCAGTTTCGCCTCGTCGGGATATTCATCGTGAAACGCATCGCCGCAGCTCTCACTGGCATGTTTGCGAAAATGGGGGCGTCACAGGTTGCACGGGGCATGCTGAAACTCGCCTTTGGCAGCGGTGTTGCCCGGCTGATCAGCATTGCATCGATCCCCATCCTGTCGCGCCTTTATACGGTCGAAGATTTCGGCCTGCTTTCGGTATTTTCATCGTCAATGCTGCTGCTGATGCCCTTGACGACATTCCGTTACGCCGTTGCAATTCCTCTGCCCCGTAGCGAATCCGCCGCCTTCTCACTTGTCGCGCTTTCGGGTCTGCTGATAACTGCGTCCACTATAGTGATCGGCGTCGTGTTGTTCTTGTTTGCCGAACCGATGCTATCGGTTCTAGGCGCCGAGAAAATAGCGCCGTGGTGGTGGCTCTTGGTTCTGGGCTCGGCGGCGGGGGCGGTTTACGAGGTCCTGATCATGTGGGGCACCCGACACCGCCATTACGGGATCATCGCACGTGCGCAGGTCGTGCAAGCGGCCATGAGCGAAGCGATCAAGATCGGTCTGGGCCTGTTGTCGGTACAACCTTTGGGCCTGATGATCGGTCAGGCGGTGGGATACAGCGGCGGAACGGGGCGGCTGCTCCGGCTTTTCCAGAGCGATTTCAGACGCCTCGCCCGCCGAACCACGCTTTACCGCATCAAGATCATCGCACGCCGCTATATCGGCTTCCCCAAGTTCCGCCTGATCGCGCAGATCATCCTGGTCTTATCGACACAGGCCCCGATCTTTTTCACGTCGGCAATTTACGGGGTCGAGAGTACCGGAAATCTTGGTCTGGCGATGATGGCCGTGTCCATTCCGTTCCTTCTGATTGGACAGGCAATCAGCCGCTCGTACTTTGGCGAGATCGCCCATCTGGCATTGAAGGAACCACAGCGCATCAAATCGGTGTTCTACGGGACACTTTTGCAACTTCTTTTCATCAGTCTTGTACCTTCCTTGATCCTGATCTTCTTCGGAGAACCCATTCTCACGTTCTTCCTGGGCGCGAATTGGGTGGTTGCGGGCGAAATGGCCTCGATCCTGGCGTTGATGATCACACCGCAACTCATCTCATCGTCCCTGCTGCGCACTTTTGACGTGATGGATAAACACCATCAAGTTTTGTATCTTTATATCCAGCGTTTTGCGCTTATCGCTTGTGTCTATCTTACAGCGTATTGGCTGGAACTGGATGTTCTGACCACACTTTGGATTTATGCCATCGTCACGTCACTTCACTACGGCATTCAATTGCTTGCCATCATCAAGACAGCAAAAGGCTGGTGGACATGATACTCTCCAAGACGCTCCATCTGGGCCTCGGGCTCATTCCGGGCGCGGAATTGCGGCACCTCCTTCGCCGGGGGAAAACCGACAAATTCAGCCCCAAGTTCGTGCGCCCCGGCTTTGATCTTCTGATTGATGGTTTTCCACGCTCGGCAAATACCTATTCCTACTATGTGATCCAGTTGTCGTACCCCAACGCCAAGATCGCGCATCACATCCATTCATGGCAGCAGTTTCTGTTTGCAAGGCTCTGGGGCGTGCCATCGATCCTTTTGTTACGCGATCCTGATGCCACGGTCGCTTCGCTGTTAACGAAAAAGGGCGGATCACCCACCCTGTGGTTTATCGATTACACGTTGACCACAGCCCTGTCCGCTGTGTTTGCCAACCGCTTCATCCGATCTCGAAGAAGCAACCGATCTTCAAGCACTGCGCCGCAAGGCATTGGAACTGTCGCCAGTTCTGGGGATGTCGCCGGTTGAGGTGACCGAAGACGACGTTCGTCAATTGCTGCAAGAACGAACCAACTGGAAGAACAAACCGACGGCCCCCTTAATCACCGGCACTCTGTCGGGCCCGGCAAAGTTCGCCCGCTCGCTCGCCCGCCGCGCGTTTGGGTTCGCAAAGGCAAGGAGCGAAAGATGAGCAAGCGCGTATTGGTTTGGGGCTTTTACGACCAGGGAAACCTGGGTGATGACCTCATGGCGCTGATGATGGCCGAACTGGCAAAACAGGCCGGAGCGGTTCCGGTTATTTGCAGCTCGAACAGAGATTTTGCCGACGCAGGCTATGAAATTTGTGCCACTCCGGCTGATAGCCGTGCCGACCTGGTGCTTTTGGGCGGTGGCGCGTTTTTCAAGGCAAATACCGCGTCGAAATCTTCGATCGAAGACAAGATATGCCTGCTCGCAACGTTTCTGCACAACACATCGACGCCGGTTTATGGGCTGTCGCTGGGCAGTGATGGCATCGAAAGCATCGAGGACGCAAGCCCGGCGCGTCAATCCGTCGTGGACGCACCGGGTTTCAGCGGGGCGGCCATCCGGTTGCAACAGGATCTGGCGCTTGGCGTTCGCGATCTGACGTTTATTCCCGACATTGTCCTTTGCACCGCTCATTTCTGCCGCGAGGTCATGGGCTGGAAAACGCCCGGTCCGAGCACACCCAAACTTGGCACCTTGCTGAACTTTTCGCGCCGCTCTCTGCCAAGTCTGTTGAAGACGTTGTGGAAGAAACGCGGCAAGCGGATTTCGATGTTTCAGGCCCATGCCAGAAAATCCCATAGCGGCGGTGAGATCGTTTTTCCCGGCCTGAGGAATTTCAGAGCCGATGACATTCCTGCCTCGCTGAGCGCTATCGCAGCGTCGGACGGTATCGTCTCGTCGAAACTGCACCCCGGAATTATTGCCCTGTCTTTCGGCGTGCCGTTTGAACCCAAGGGCTCTCGCCCGAAGACGATCGCGTTTTTTGCCGAATTTGATCGGCAGGATTTCCAAAAGAACGCCGCGGCCCGGCAACGGGAGATCTGGGAGCAATACCGCGCGCGTCTGGTGACTGTGCTGAACGGAGGCTGACCGCCTTGGAAGGCTTGATCATTAGCTGGATCTTGATGCTGTACGGCGTCCTCAGACGCGATCAGAACGCGTTGGTTCTGGCGTCGCTGCCGGTGGTCATGACAACCTATTTCATCGTCGGCACACGCGTTTTCCAGTTTGCAACAGATATGCCGTTTACCTTCTACGACGAAGCGAAGGCGCCGGTTTATGACACTGTTCTGCTGGCAATGGCGCTGCATTTTCTGGCGATTTATCTCGGCATCCGCACCAAGCACTGGCTTATTCGCGACCGCGCCGTGATCGAGCGTCGCCTGACGCTCAAAGTATTCGGGTTGAGCCGCTTCCTGAACTGGCCCTATGCCTTTGTGATCGCCGCGCCGATCTTTTTTATTCTGATGGCGGTAGA
This window contains:
- a CDS encoding lipopolysaccharide biosynthesis protein: MKRIAAALTGMFAKMGASQVARGMLKLAFGSGVARLISIASIPILSRLYTVEDFGLLSVFSSSMLLLMPLTTFRYAVAIPLPRSESAAFSLVALSGLLITASTIVIGVVLFLFAEPMLSVLGAEKIAPWWWLLVLGSAAGAVYEVLIMWGTRHRHYGIIARAQVVQAAMSEAIKIGLGLLSVQPLGLMIGQAVGYSGGTGRLLRLFQSDFRRLARRTTLYRIKIIARRYIGFPKFRLIAQIILVLSTQAPIFFTSAIYGVESTGNLGLAMMAVSIPFLLIGQAISRSYFGEIAHLALKEPQRIKSVFYGTLLQLLFISLVPSLILIFFGEPILTFFLGANWVVAGEMASILALMITPQLISSSLLRTFDVMDKHHQVLYLYIQRFALIACVYLTAYWLELDVLTTLWIYAIVTSLHYGIQLLAIIKTAKGWWT